Proteins encoded by one window of Sphaerodactylus townsendi isolate TG3544 linkage group LG02, MPM_Stown_v2.3, whole genome shotgun sequence:
- the GJD2 gene encoding gap junction delta-2 protein — protein MGEWTILERLLEAAVQQHSTMIGRILLTVVVIFRILIVAIVGETVYDDEQTMFVCNTLQPGCNQACYDQAFPISHIRYWVFQIIMVCTPSLCFITYSVHQSAKQRERRFSTVFLTLDRDQDSIKREDSKKVKNTIVNGVLQNTENSTKEAEPDCLEVKEIPNPAIRTTKSKMRRQEGISRFYIIQVVFRNALEIGFLVGQYFLYGFNVPSMYECDRYPCIKEVECYVSRPTEKTVFLVFMFAVSGICVVLNLAELNHLGWRKIKMAVRGVQAKRKSIYEIRNKDLPRMSVPNFGRTQSSDSAYV, from the exons ATGGGGGAATGGACCATCCTAGAGAGACTCCTCGAAGCCGCCGTCCAGCAGCACTCCACTATGATAGGGAG GATTCTGCTGACCGTGGTGGTGATCTTCAGGATCCTCATTGTGGCCATTGTAGGAGAAACTGTTTACGATGATGAACAGACTATGTTTGTATGTAACACGTTGCAGCCAGGCTGCAACCAGGCATGTTACGATCAAGCGTTTCCTATTTCTCATATTAGGTACTGGGTATTTCAGATCATCATGGTGTGCACCCCAAGTCTCTGTTTTATAACATACTCTGTTCATCAGTCTGCCAAGCAGAGGGAAAGGAGGTTTTCCACAGTCTTCCTCACTCTGGACAGAGATCAGGACTCCATAAAACGGGAAGACAGTAAGAAGGTCAAGAATACCATTGTCAATGGGGTGCTGCAGAACACCGAAAACTCCACCAAGGAAGCAGAACCTGACTGCCTGGAAGTGAAGGAAATCCCCAACCCAGCTATCAGAACAACCAAGTCCAAGATGAGGCGGCAAGAAGGCATCTCTCGATTTTATATCATCCAGGTAGTCTTCAGAAATGCCCTGGAGATTGGATTTTTGGTGGGACAATATTTCCTGTATGGATTCAATGTTCCATCCATGTATGAATGCGACCGATACCCTTGCATTAAAGAAGTTGAATGCTACGTCTCCAGGCCCACTGAAAAAACAGTCTTCTTGGTCTTCATGTTTGCCGTTAGCGGCATTTGTGTGGTGCTAAACCTAGCTGAACTGAATCACTTGGGATGGAGGAAAATCAAAATGGCTGTAAGGGGCGTGCAAGCAAAACGGAAATCAATATATGAAATCCGGAACAAGGACCTGCCACGAATGAGCGTGCCTAACTTTGGCAGGACTCAGTCTAGTGACTCAGCTTATGTATAA